The following are from one region of the Desulfovibrio sp. TomC genome:
- a CDS encoding HAMP domain-containing protein has protein sequence MARRSITLNFLLWTWGFFLLVLSGVFVFATGKAERAVLAEAEDRARHSLELAQYLLRSHPPFPGDADLAGYVDSLGPHLGFRLSYIVAGRVVADSDVGASGVGEMENHADRPEVRQAQAGGFGQDLRLSHTLGRDMLYVAQQFSGTDSIAPGIVRLALPVSALRGELGRGRETLLAVLVLVFVAGGVAVYVLARRMSGSIREISGVVAAIGDGHYDRRIHIVSATDFAPLAEAINTLAARIGSHVGEIEERRQRQETIFEGMAEGLAILDAAGRIVAANRAFRDMFPKLAEPVGRIPLEAGVPLCVDRALAGKADETAAVCRVGRFELPSGRVVDVTAASTRLAGQDSGRIVTFHDVTEAATMDRIFRDFVIDASHNLRTPLTKVLGYGETAQDMLAAEPADVGGAGSALAVVVASAGAMKTVIDDLLAAARDRFAAAKAKAPATDALAALKQALAAADPVLRAKGVTARILDAPDGPVPVAAPYDVLVQAFGAILAQTPDAASTAIVVACEGEDVMIRFQGPARLDVLLPGAELLAAGGEAFLDGATRVVRLVAA, from the coding sequence ATGGCCAGACGTTCCATAACATTGAATTTTCTACTCTGGACCTGGGGATTTTTCCTGCTGGTCCTAAGCGGCGTCTTTGTCTTTGCCACGGGCAAGGCCGAACGGGCCGTGCTGGCCGAGGCCGAAGACCGGGCCCGGCATTCCCTGGAACTGGCCCAATATCTCCTGCGTTCCCATCCGCCCTTTCCCGGCGACGCCGATCTGGCCGGCTATGTCGACAGCCTGGGGCCGCACCTGGGCTTTCGCCTGAGCTATATCGTGGCTGGCCGGGTGGTGGCGGATTCCGACGTCGGCGCGTCCGGGGTGGGCGAGATGGAGAATCACGCCGACCGGCCCGAGGTGCGGCAGGCCCAGGCTGGCGGCTTTGGCCAGGATTTGCGCTTAAGCCACACCCTTGGCCGGGATATGCTGTATGTGGCCCAACAATTTTCCGGTACGGACAGTATCGCGCCGGGCATCGTGCGCCTGGCCCTGCCGGTGTCGGCGCTTCGCGGCGAGCTTGGCCGGGGGCGCGAAACGCTGCTCGCCGTTCTGGTCCTGGTCTTTGTCGCCGGCGGGGTGGCCGTCTATGTCCTGGCCCGGCGCATGTCCGGTTCCATCCGGGAGATTTCAGGCGTGGTGGCGGCCATCGGCGACGGCCACTACGACCGTCGCATCCATATCGTGTCGGCCACGGATTTCGCCCCCCTGGCCGAAGCCATCAATACCCTGGCCGCGCGCATCGGCTCCCACGTGGGCGAGATCGAAGAGCGTCGCCAGCGTCAGGAAACCATTTTCGAGGGCATGGCCGAAGGGCTGGCCATCCTTGATGCAGCCGGGCGGATCGTGGCCGCCAACCGGGCTTTTCGCGACATGTTCCCCAAACTGGCCGAGCCGGTGGGCCGGATTCCCCTGGAAGCCGGCGTGCCCCTTTGCGTGGACCGCGCCCTGGCCGGCAAGGCCGACGAGACAGCCGCAGTCTGTCGGGTTGGCCGGTTCGAGCTGCCAAGCGGCCGGGTGGTGGATGTCACGGCCGCATCCACACGCTTGGCCGGGCAGGACAGCGGGCGCATCGTCACCTTTCACGACGTCACCGAAGCGGCCACCATGGACCGTATTTTCCGCGATTTCGTCATCGACGCCTCCCACAACCTGCGCACCCCTCTGACCAAGGTGCTGGGCTATGGCGAGACGGCCCAGGATATGCTGGCGGCCGAGCCGGCCGACGTCGGCGGGGCGGGAAGCGCCCTGGCGGTGGTGGTGGCCTCGGCCGGAGCCATGAAGACCGTCATCGACGATCTGCTGGCCGCCGCCCGGGACCGCTTTGCCGCGGCCAAGGCCAAGGCTCCGGCCACCGATGCCCTGGCCGCCCTTAAGCAGGCCCTGGCGGCGGCCGACCCCGTGCTGCGGGCCAAGGGCGTTACGGCCCGCATCCTCGACGCGCCGGACGGCCCGGTCCCGGTGGCTGCGCCCTATGACGTCCTGGTGCAGGCCTTTGGGGCCATCCTGGCCCAGACTCCGGATGCGGCCTCCACGGCCATTGTCGTGGCCTGCGAGGGGGAGGACGTCATGATCCGGTTTCAGGGTCCGGCCCGGCTGGATGTGCTCCTGCCTGGGGCAGAGCTGCTTGCGGCCGGGGGCGAGGCCTTTCTCGACGGCGCAACCCGGGTGGTGCGGCTGGTCGCGGCCTAG
- a CDS encoding DUF47 domain-containing protein, translated as MGFSLFPRSVKFYDLFKEQHRKLVKAVGILDELFTTFDDVEERCKRINIIESEGNAISRRIAKELSQTFITPIDREDIHQINLTQEDLLNLIKAIASRIGLFGFDRIRYPARRIVANLRAMIEELGVVLGQMSANKKSEESFHKIENLKHECETLVMVGIGELYDGGDETKDYAAILNIVKWKHIFDRIEAAVERAEALSDILEGVVLKNA; from the coding sequence ATGGGTTTCAGCCTCTTTCCCCGATCCGTTAAGTTCTACGACCTGTTCAAGGAGCAACACCGCAAGCTGGTCAAGGCCGTGGGCATCCTTGATGAACTCTTTACGACGTTTGACGATGTCGAGGAACGCTGCAAACGCATCAACATCATTGAGTCCGAAGGCAACGCCATCAGCCGGCGCATCGCCAAAGAACTTTCCCAGACCTTCATCACGCCCATCGACCGTGAGGACATTCACCAGATCAACCTCACTCAGGAAGACCTGCTCAATCTCATCAAGGCCATTGCCTCGCGCATCGGGCTTTTTGGCTTCGACCGCATCCGCTATCCGGCCCGGCGCATTGTGGCCAACCTGCGGGCCATGATCGAGGAACTCGGGGTGGTGCTTGGCCAGATGAGCGCCAACAAGAAGAGCGAGGAAAGCTTCCATAAGATCGAGAATCTCAAGCATGAGTGCGAAACCCTGGTCATGGTCGGCATCGGCGAACTCTACGACGGCGGCGACGAGACCAAGGACTATGCAGCCATCTTAAACATCGTCAAATGGAAGCATATCTTCGACCGCATCGAGGCGGCCGTTGAGCGGGCCGAGGCCCTGTCCGACATCCTGGAAGGGGTGGTGCTCAAAAATGCCTGA
- a CDS encoding inorganic phosphate transporter: protein MPDLPLLLVVVVGIALLFDFTNGAHDSANAIATIVSTKVLSPLTAVLMAGALNLLGAFLGESVAHTIGSGIVQPEMVAGSQGLVLAALLGAICWNLLTWYLGIPSSSSHALIGGLIGAAVAYGGWDAPLYGSIGIKVIVPLLLSPLAGFLSGYLLMVLLSWLVVKSTPGRVNALFKKLQIVSSAFMATSHGLNDAQKTMGIITLALFSFHEIPEMAVPFWVKLACALAMGLGTASGGWKIVKTMGHKIFKLEPIHGFAAETAAAAVISSASFFGAPISTTHIISTTVIGVGASKRLSAVRWGVAGQLVVAWVLTIPAAALVAAACYWLLSVTGLAV, encoded by the coding sequence ATGCCTGACCTGCCCCTCCTGCTCGTTGTCGTGGTGGGCATTGCCCTGCTCTTTGACTTCACCAACGGGGCCCACGACAGCGCCAACGCCATCGCCACCATTGTCTCCACCAAGGTGCTCTCGCCCTTGACGGCGGTTTTGATGGCCGGGGCGCTGAACCTCCTTGGCGCATTTCTGGGCGAGTCGGTGGCCCACACCATCGGCAGCGGCATCGTCCAGCCGGAGATGGTCGCCGGCAGCCAGGGCCTGGTGTTGGCCGCGCTGTTGGGCGCGATCTGCTGGAACCTGCTCACCTGGTATCTCGGCATTCCCTCGTCTTCGTCCCATGCCCTGATTGGCGGGTTGATCGGCGCGGCCGTGGCCTATGGCGGTTGGGATGCGCCGCTGTACGGCTCCATCGGGATCAAGGTGATCGTGCCGCTGCTTCTTTCACCCCTGGCCGGGTTTCTTTCGGGCTATCTGCTCATGGTGCTTCTGTCCTGGCTGGTGGTCAAAAGCACGCCCGGACGGGTCAATGCCCTGTTTAAAAAGCTCCAGATCGTTTCTTCCGCCTTCATGGCCACCAGCCACGGCTTAAACGACGCCCAGAAGACCATGGGCATCATCACCCTGGCCCTGTTCAGCTTCCATGAGATTCCGGAGATGGCCGTGCCGTTTTGGGTGAAGCTGGCCTGCGCCCTGGCTATGGGCCTGGGCACGGCCTCGGGCGGCTGGAAGATCGTCAAGACCATGGGGCACAAGATCTTCAAGCTCGAACCCATTCACGGCTTTGCCGCCGAAACCGCCGCCGCCGCCGTCATCAGCAGCGCCTCGTTTTTCGGCGCGCCCATTTCCACCACCCACATCATTTCCACCACGGTCATCGGCGTGGGCGCGTCCAAACGGCTGTCGGCCGTGCGCTGGGGCGTGGCCGGCCAGCTGGTGGTGGCCTGGGTGCTGACCATCCCGGCCGCAGCCCTGGTTGCGGCGGCCTGCTACTGGCTGCTGTCCGTCACGGGGCTGGCCGTCTAG
- a CDS encoding catalase — translation MPDNKTMTTGFGAPIGNDLNTQTAGPRGPALMQDVHLLEKMSHFDRERIPERVVHAKGAGAHGFFEVTADVTRYTRAAFLSQIGKRTEAFARFSTVGGERGSADSARDPRGFALKFYTEEGNYDLVGNNTPVFFIRDPLKFPDFIHTQKRNPQTNLKDANMFWDFLSLTPESLHQVLILFSDRGTPATYRTMNGYSSHTYKWYNAAGEYFWVKYHFKTDQKIKNLTRAESDALASSDPDHATRDLFEAIASGNPPSWTLEMQIMTPKQAKDYRYDIFDVTKVWPHADVPPQVIGKLTLDRNPVNYFAEVEQAAFNPSNFVPGIAASPDKMLQGRLFSYHDTHLHRLGPNYQLIPVNAPRHAAVANYQRDGAMRTDDGGGAGPNYWPNSFGAPAPDPSVLEPHVPLEGEAGRFAYAHPNDDFIQPGELYRKAMNDMDREHLIGNLLGHLSAALPRIQKRQCALFMKADADFGERMAAGLGLDAAEIKRLAAMTADERAAATAA, via the coding sequence ATGCCTGACAACAAAACAATGACCACCGGTTTTGGCGCACCCATCGGCAACGATCTCAATACGCAAACGGCCGGCCCACGTGGCCCGGCGCTCATGCAAGACGTGCATCTGCTGGAAAAAATGTCCCATTTCGACCGGGAACGCATTCCCGAGCGGGTGGTGCATGCCAAGGGAGCCGGCGCGCACGGCTTCTTCGAGGTCACGGCCGACGTGACCCGTTACACCCGGGCCGCCTTCCTTTCCCAGATCGGCAAGCGTACCGAGGCGTTCGCCCGCTTCTCCACGGTCGGCGGCGAACGCGGTTCGGCCGACTCGGCCCGCGACCCCCGCGGCTTTGCCCTCAAGTTTTACACCGAGGAAGGCAACTACGACCTCGTCGGCAACAACACCCCGGTCTTTTTCATCCGCGATCCGCTCAAATTCCCCGATTTCATCCACACCCAGAAGCGCAACCCCCAGACCAACCTCAAAGACGCCAACATGTTCTGGGACTTCCTGTCGCTCACCCCGGAGTCCCTGCATCAGGTGCTGATCCTGTTCTCCGACCGGGGCACCCCGGCCACCTACCGGACCATGAACGGCTACAGCAGCCACACCTACAAGTGGTACAACGCCGCCGGTGAATACTTCTGGGTGAAGTACCATTTCAAGACCGACCAGAAGATCAAAAACCTCACCCGGGCCGAGTCCGACGCCCTGGCCAGCAGCGATCCCGACCACGCCACCCGCGACCTGTTTGAAGCCATCGCCTCGGGCAATCCGCCGTCCTGGACGCTGGAAATGCAGATCATGACCCCCAAGCAGGCCAAGGACTACCGCTACGACATCTTCGACGTCACCAAGGTCTGGCCCCACGCCGACGTGCCGCCCCAGGTCATCGGCAAACTGACCCTTGATCGCAACCCGGTGAACTACTTCGCCGAAGTGGAACAGGCGGCCTTCAATCCGAGCAACTTCGTGCCCGGCATCGCCGCCTCCCCGGACAAGATGCTCCAGGGCCGGCTGTTCTCCTACCACGACACCCACCTGCACCGCCTGGGGCCCAACTACCAGCTCATCCCGGTCAACGCGCCCAGACACGCCGCTGTGGCCAATTACCAGCGCGACGGAGCCATGCGCACCGACGACGGCGGCGGAGCCGGACCCAACTACTGGCCCAACAGCTTCGGCGCGCCCGCGCCCGATCCCTCGGTGCTGGAACCGCACGTCCCCCTGGAAGGCGAGGCCGGCCGGTTCGCCTACGCCCACCCCAACGACGACTTCATCCAGCCCGGCGAACTCTACCGCAAAGCCATGAACGACATGGACCGCGAGCATCTCATCGGCAACCTCCTCGGCCACCTTTCGGCCGCCCTGCCCCGCATCCAAAAACGCCAGTGCGCCCTGTTCATGAAGGCCGACGCCGACTTCGGCGAACGCATGGCCGCCGGCCTTGGCCTCGACGCGGCCGAGATCAAGCGGCTGGCCGCCATGACCGCCGACGAACGCGCTGCCGCCACGGCGGCGTAG
- a CDS encoding Fur family transcriptional regulator, whose protein sequence is MTNPDTSRLAVITERLRGCGYRITPQRLAILTVLAQSPDHPSAETVHRRLLPDIADLSLATVYKTIAALKACGEVLELQFSDRDNRYDAARPNPHPHLICQGCGAVVDPELPGVEAMAAALAQATGYSILTHRLDFFGLCPACQARRSTTDGADNAEEGNGEDLPDKK, encoded by the coding sequence ATGACCAATCCCGACACCTCACGACTTGCCGTCATCACCGAACGACTGCGCGGCTGCGGCTACCGCATCACCCCCCAGCGACTGGCCATCCTCACGGTGCTGGCCCAAAGTCCGGACCATCCCTCGGCCGAGACCGTGCATCGCCGGCTCCTGCCCGACATCGCCGACCTCAGTCTGGCCACGGTCTACAAGACCATCGCGGCCCTCAAGGCCTGCGGCGAGGTTCTGGAACTGCAATTTAGCGACCGCGACAACCGCTACGACGCGGCCCGACCGAACCCGCATCCCCATCTCATCTGCCAGGGTTGCGGCGCGGTGGTCGACCCGGAACTTCCCGGCGTCGAGGCCATGGCCGCAGCCCTGGCCCAGGCCACCGGCTACAGCATCCTCACCCACCGCCTGGATTTTTTTGGCCTGTGCCCGGCCTGCCAAGCCCGACGGAGCACCACGGACGGGGCGGACAATGCGGAAGAGGGGAACGGCGAAGACCTTCCCGACAAGAAATAA
- a CDS encoding DUF47 domain-containing protein, giving the protein MLCPALRFLGPRRQDYLPGLLDHYQPIGRGMALLDEALKRSLADGQDLGFKVLVGEIDILEAEADKIKRRIRNHLPAGFLMVVDKTLFLNYTRSQDNILDAVQEAVAWLGLGSFDIPPALAQAMSESVEQAGITVAMLRPALADTIDLILTGRNTRGDVKSRMHEIRLQHLKVVRAKRGLISAAYASGLDFSRVYQIIRFVEYVYRASHSAEGCADLLRAMLAR; this is encoded by the coding sequence ATGCTCTGCCCCGCCCTGCGCTTTCTCGGCCCGCGTCGCCAAGACTATCTGCCTGGCCTGCTCGACCACTACCAGCCTATCGGCCGGGGCATGGCCCTTTTGGACGAAGCCCTCAAACGCAGTCTGGCCGACGGCCAGGACCTGGGTTTCAAAGTGCTGGTCGGGGAAATCGACATCCTCGAAGCCGAGGCCGACAAAATCAAACGACGCATCCGCAACCACCTGCCGGCCGGGTTTCTCATGGTCGTGGACAAGACCCTGTTCCTCAACTACACGCGCAGCCAGGACAATATCCTGGACGCCGTGCAGGAGGCCGTGGCCTGGCTCGGACTTGGCAGCTTCGACATCCCCCCCGCCCTGGCCCAGGCCATGTCCGAGAGCGTGGAACAGGCGGGAATCACGGTGGCCATGCTGCGCCCGGCCCTGGCCGACACCATTGATCTCATCCTCACCGGCCGCAACACCCGGGGCGACGTCAAATCGCGCATGCACGAGATCCGGCTGCAACACCTCAAGGTGGTGCGGGCCAAACGCGGCCTGATCAGCGCCGCCTACGCCTCGGGCCTGGATTTTTCCCGGGTGTACCAGATCATCCGCTTTGTGGAATATGTCTACCGGGCCAGCCACAGCGCCGAAGGCTGCGCCGATCTGTTGCGGGCCATGCTGGCGCGCTAG
- a CDS encoding efflux RND transporter periplasmic adaptor subunit encodes MRPFLPRPLLMYVILATLAAVMSLSGCSGQDAEKKPAAKAAEPAAVMVQAKAPVVADVPVYGEYVGRLAAKENVEVRARLEGYLKERNFTEGSIVKKGDLLFVIEPRQYQENLQKAKAELERQNALFAKAKVDLSRFEQLYKQQAVSRDEYDTRLTNQRELSANVDHAKAAVDAAERDLGYTRIIAPITGRIGKTYVNVGNLVGKGDNTLLAEISTTDPMYADFAISERDYLEFSKARHANGDKDREFPLTLLLADDSVYPHQGQADMADRALDAKTGTLAVRGIFPNPQGLLKPGQFAKIRALLEQRQGAMLVPQRAIVDVQGTKSVYVVGKDNRIEAKAVTLGGSKDGSYVIDAGLTPTDMVVVEGLSKVRPGALVKIVPAPDAPAAPAAQAATPTPPAAAPAKP; translated from the coding sequence ATGCGTCCATTCCTGCCGCGTCCACTGCTCATGTATGTCATCCTGGCCACGCTTGCCGCGGTCATGTCCCTGTCCGGTTGCAGCGGACAGGATGCGGAGAAAAAGCCGGCCGCCAAGGCTGCCGAGCCGGCAGCCGTCATGGTGCAGGCCAAGGCCCCGGTCGTGGCCGATGTGCCGGTGTACGGCGAATACGTGGGACGTTTGGCGGCCAAGGAGAATGTGGAGGTTCGGGCCAGATTGGAAGGCTATCTCAAGGAGCGCAACTTCACCGAAGGGTCCATCGTCAAGAAAGGCGACCTGCTCTTTGTTATCGAACCGCGCCAGTATCAGGAAAATCTGCAAAAGGCCAAGGCCGAGCTGGAACGCCAGAACGCCCTTTTCGCCAAGGCCAAGGTCGATCTGTCCCGGTTTGAGCAGCTGTATAAACAGCAGGCGGTCAGCCGCGACGAATACGACACGCGGCTCACCAACCAGCGCGAACTTTCGGCCAACGTCGATCACGCCAAAGCCGCCGTGGACGCCGCAGAACGCGATCTCGGCTATACCCGCATCATTGCCCCCATTACCGGTCGCATCGGCAAGACCTACGTCAATGTCGGCAACCTCGTCGGCAAGGGCGACAACACGCTTCTGGCCGAAATCTCCACCACCGACCCCATGTACGCGGACTTTGCCATCAGCGAACGGGACTACCTGGAGTTCTCCAAGGCCAGACACGCCAATGGCGACAAGGATCGGGAATTTCCCCTGACCCTGCTTTTGGCCGACGACTCCGTTTATCCCCACCAAGGGCAGGCCGACATGGCCGACCGGGCGCTGGACGCCAAGACCGGCACCCTGGCTGTGCGCGGCATTTTCCCCAATCCGCAAGGGCTGCTCAAGCCCGGCCAGTTCGCCAAGATCCGGGCGCTGCTGGAGCAACGCCAAGGGGCCATGCTCGTGCCTCAGCGGGCCATCGTGGACGTCCAGGGCACCAAGTCGGTGTACGTGGTCGGCAAAGACAATCGCATCGAGGCCAAGGCCGTGACCCTTGGCGGCAGCAAGGACGGCTCTTACGTCATCGACGCCGGGCTTACGCCGACGGACATGGTGGTGGTGGAAGGCCTCTCCAAGGTTCGCCCCGGCGCGCTGGTCAAGATCGTGCCCGCCCCTGACGCTCCGGCCGCTCCGGCCGCCCAGGCTGCAACGCCGACGCCGCCCGCCGCCGCGCCGGCCAAACCCTAG
- a CDS encoding efflux RND transporter permease subunit, whose amino-acid sequence MVNFFIDRPVFASVLSIIITLVGAICILTLPIAQYPQIVPPTVQVTATYDGASAQVVEESVATPIEQEVNGAQDMLYMNSVSSNDGRMVLNVTFDISRDLDLATVDVQNRVALANSRLPSEVVRRGISVKKQSPDMLLVINLNSPDASRDTLFLNNYAKINITDALARVPGVGNVAVFGERDYGMRVWLDPDKLARLGLTSSDVSQAIKDQNVQAPAGQIGMPPAPPGQEFQLTVQVKGRLTDPEEFADIIVRTGKAAEIVRIRDVGRVELGSQSYNAFTRLNQSPTCTIQVYQLPGANALDVVAKIRAIMAEQAGYFPSGVSYTIPYDTTKFVTASIHEVLKTLFEAVALVLIVVYIFLQNGRATLIPMLTVPVSLVGAFAFMQAFGFSINTLTLFGLVLAIGIVVDDAIVVVEAVQHKIDHEKMNPREATRAAMAEVAGPVIAISLVLISVFVPVAFMGGVTGRLYQQFALTLAVSVALSAICALTLSPALCALILRPASMPRGPLGAFFRGFNWLFDVTTKGYASGVRVAIKRMLVTVVCLAAVGGGAWHLLTTLPTGFVPDEDQGYFIVNMMLPEGASLERNDAVVRRIEERMAADPAVADVLALGGYNLLTSAYSSYSSAMFVILKPWNERKTQELSLDAVMGRAKASFADVQEAIVMAFNPSPIPGLGTTGGFQFELQDRTGGPVDALARTAYDFMAEARRQPSITGLFTDFSVDVPQLFYNLDRDKVQTMSIPPSTVFEALQTYLGGLYVNDFNKFGRTYRVMLQAEPRFRGSPADIERFYVRSGTGEMVPLSTLGLTKDIRGPEYIRRFNLFRTVEIAGGTPEGFSSGQSIATMANLAKTTLPQGYGYSWTGIAFQEASSGGQSVFIFGLALLMVFLVLAAQYESWAVPFAVILAVPLAVFGAMAGQMLRGLENNVYAQIGLVMLIGLAAKNAILIVEFAKARREAGDSPAEAAVTASILRFRPILMTSFAFILGVVPMLTATGAGAASRHALGTAVFGGMIAATVLGVYFVPALYCGIQRLVERGGRDVRKEGTEEA is encoded by the coding sequence ATGGTCAATTTCTTCATCGACCGGCCGGTTTTCGCCTCGGTCCTGTCCATCATCATCACCCTGGTCGGGGCCATCTGCATCCTGACCCTGCCCATTGCCCAGTATCCGCAGATCGTGCCGCCGACCGTCCAGGTGACCGCCACCTACGACGGGGCCAGCGCCCAGGTGGTGGAAGAGTCCGTGGCCACGCCCATCGAGCAGGAAGTCAACGGGGCCCAGGACATGCTCTACATGAATTCCGTCAGCTCCAACGACGGGCGCATGGTCCTAAACGTCACCTTCGACATCTCCCGCGACCTGGATCTGGCCACCGTGGACGTGCAAAACCGCGTGGCCCTGGCCAATTCGCGCCTGCCCTCGGAAGTTGTGCGGCGCGGCATCTCGGTCAAGAAACAGTCCCCGGACATGCTGTTGGTCATCAACTTAAATTCCCCGGATGCCAGCCGGGATACCCTTTTTCTCAACAACTACGCCAAAATCAACATCACCGACGCCCTGGCCCGCGTGCCCGGCGTCGGCAACGTGGCTGTGTTTGGCGAGCGCGACTACGGCATGCGCGTCTGGCTCGATCCGGACAAGCTGGCCCGGCTGGGCCTGACCTCTTCCGACGTGTCCCAGGCCATCAAGGACCAGAACGTCCAGGCCCCGGCAGGCCAGATCGGCATGCCGCCGGCTCCCCCGGGCCAGGAGTTCCAGTTGACCGTGCAGGTCAAGGGCCGGCTGACCGATCCCGAGGAATTCGCCGACATCATCGTGCGCACCGGCAAGGCCGCCGAGATCGTGCGCATCCGCGACGTGGGCCGGGTGGAACTGGGCAGCCAGAGCTACAACGCCTTTACCCGGCTCAACCAAAGCCCCACCTGCACCATCCAGGTCTACCAGCTGCCCGGAGCCAACGCCCTGGACGTGGTGGCCAAGATCCGGGCGATCATGGCCGAACAGGCCGGTTATTTCCCGTCCGGCGTCAGCTACACCATTCCCTACGACACCACCAAGTTCGTCACCGCCTCCATTCACGAAGTCTTAAAGACGCTCTTTGAGGCCGTGGCCCTGGTCCTGATCGTGGTCTATATTTTCCTGCAAAACGGTCGGGCCACGCTTATTCCCATGCTCACCGTGCCGGTGTCCCTGGTCGGGGCCTTTGCCTTCATGCAGGCCTTTGGCTTCTCCATCAATACGCTGACGCTTTTCGGGCTGGTCCTGGCCATCGGCATCGTGGTCGACGACGCCATTGTGGTGGTCGAGGCGGTGCAGCACAAGATCGACCATGAGAAAATGAACCCCCGCGAGGCCACCCGGGCGGCCATGGCCGAGGTGGCCGGGCCGGTCATTGCCATATCCTTGGTGCTCATTTCCGTCTTTGTGCCGGTGGCGTTCATGGGCGGGGTCACCGGGCGGCTCTATCAGCAGTTCGCGCTGACGTTGGCCGTGTCCGTGGCCCTGTCCGCCATCTGCGCGCTGACCCTCTCGCCGGCCCTGTGCGCGCTGATCCTTCGGCCGGCCTCCATGCCGCGCGGACCGCTCGGGGCCTTTTTCCGGGGATTCAACTGGCTTTTTGACGTCACCACCAAGGGGTATGCCTCGGGGGTGCGCGTGGCCATCAAGCGGATGCTCGTCACCGTCGTGTGTCTGGCGGCGGTCGGCGGCGGGGCCTGGCATCTGCTGACCACCCTGCCCACGGGCTTTGTGCCCGACGAGGACCAGGGCTATTTCATCGTCAACATGATGCTGCCCGAGGGTGCGTCGCTTGAGCGCAACGACGCCGTGGTGAGACGCATCGAGGAGCGCATGGCCGCCGATCCGGCCGTGGCCGACGTGCTGGCCCTTGGCGGCTACAACCTGCTGACCAGCGCCTACAGCTCGTACAGCAGCGCCATGTTCGTGATCTTAAAGCCCTGGAACGAGCGCAAAACCCAGGAGTTGTCCCTGGACGCCGTCATGGGCCGGGCCAAGGCGTCGTTTGCCGATGTCCAGGAAGCCATCGTCATGGCCTTTAACCCCTCGCCCATTCCGGGCCTGGGGACCACCGGCGGCTTCCAGTTCGAACTCCAGGACCGCACCGGCGGCCCGGTGGACGCCCTGGCCCGCACGGCCTACGATTTCATGGCCGAGGCGAGGCGTCAGCCGTCCATTACCGGGCTTTTTACCGACTTCAGCGTGGACGTGCCCCAGCTCTTTTACAACCTCGACCGGGACAAGGTGCAGACCATGTCCATTCCGCCAAGCACGGTCTTCGAGGCTCTGCAGACCTATCTTGGCGGACTCTACGTCAACGATTTCAATAAATTCGGCCGCACTTACCGGGTCATGCTCCAGGCCGAGCCGCGTTTTCGCGGCAGCCCGGCCGACATCGAACGCTTCTACGTGCGCTCCGGCACGGGCGAGATGGTGCCGCTGTCCACCCTGGGGCTGACCAAGGACATCCGGGGGCCGGAATACATCCGCCGCTTCAACCTGTTCCGCACGGTGGAGATCGCCGGCGGCACGCCCGAAGGCTTTTCCTCGGGCCAGTCGATTGCCACCATGGCCAATCTGGCCAAGACCACCTTGCCCCAGGGCTACGGCTACTCCTGGACCGGCATCGCCTTCCAGGAGGCCAGCTCCGGCGGCCAGTCGGTCTTCATCTTCGGGCTGGCCCTGCTCATGGTGTTCCTGGTCCTGGCCGCCCAGTACGAGTCCTGGGCCGTGCCCTTTGCCGTCATCCTGGCCGTGCCCCTGGCCGTTTTCGGGGCCATGGCCGGACAGATGCTGCGGGGCCTGGAAAACAACGTCTACGCCCAGATCGGTCTGGTCATGCTGATCGGTCTGGCCGCCAAAAACGCCATCCTGATCGTGGAATTCGCCAAGGCCCGGCGCGAGGCCGGGGACAGTCCGGCCGAGGCGGCCGTGACCGCCTCCATCCTGCGTTTCCGGCCCATCCTCATGACCTCGTTCGCCTTTATCCTGGGCGTCGTGCCGATGCTCACCGCCACCGGGGCCGGCGCAGCCAGCCGCCATGCCCTGGGCACGGCCGTCTTTGGCGGCATGATCGCGGCCACGGTCCTGGGTGTGTACTTCGTGCCGGCGCTCTACTGCGGCATCCAGCGGCTGGTCGAGCGCGGCGGCCGGGACGTGCGAAAAGAGGGGACAGAAGAGGCGTAA
- a CDS encoding MucR family transcriptional regulator: MEDYLKAALEIVKAQASVRTMTDDEITSMLRNVAAGIQAVAEAEAAPAEPAAPVLDPAKAIKESSVVCLECGKAFKVLTKKHLAVHNLTPEEYRAKYGYKKGAPLAAKSLQRERRKKMKDMRLWERRRKVVAE; this comes from the coding sequence ATGGAAGACTACTTGAAAGCCGCCTTGGAGATCGTCAAGGCCCAGGCTTCGGTCAGGACCATGACCGACGATGAGATCACCTCGATGCTGCGTAATGTGGCAGCGGGCATCCAGGCCGTAGCGGAAGCGGAGGCCGCTCCGGCCGAACCCGCAGCCCCGGTCCTTGACCCGGCCAAAGCCATCAAGGAAAGCAGTGTGGTGTGCCTGGAGTGCGGCAAGGCCTTTAAGGTGCTGACCAAAAAACACCTTGCCGTCCACAACCTGACGCCGGAAGAATACCGGGCCAAGTACGGCTACAAGAAGGGCGCGCCGTTGGCCGCCAAGTCCCTGCAACGGGAACGTCGCAAAAAGATGAAGGACATGCGTTTGTGGGAGAGACGGCGCAAGGTCGTCGCCGAGTAA